The following is a genomic window from Opisthocomus hoazin isolate bOpiHoa1 chromosome 29, bOpiHoa1.hap1, whole genome shotgun sequence.
tggtcctccttacccgggcgtgatgaagcagtgggctgctgtcagcacccactgtgggctgatgagagaccctccgcagacatgcgccatgcctcctatgatgggcttctggatgctgacgatccagggccaggcccctagctgggcatcggtgccacccacgacgcgtgacatgccgtagtaagaatccacgggccggtgcccgcaggtccctctgtaagcagaaactgatgaatgtcctgctcggtggcttgctgctgttcaggctgcaggtcagcccccttcccccccaccaggcgctgcatggacagcagggccgcggaaccctgtggggcatgcgtccatctacccctgtttgtgcttgagccccgtaggcgagttgtgccagcggcctggctgctggcaaggaactgaggctcccacatggcgtttgggaagctttggtgtggccatggggaaaagcgagcacccgccagtgaagcccacaagggctgccccagctccctcccagagccttgggccacttacccacagttgtcccacatgccgtacgccggccagcacacggccagcaggaccaggacggggagaaaattcatggctgccagcggcacgtggcagctgcaagaagcgagagctggtggccagcagtgcagcagccgacgtagtgcctgcagcagtcccgctgcccagggaacccttggccccgtggctgatgtcacagagtggctggttccgggtgctgggcacggtggattctaggggggggcgggcaacatggagggttccgagcaggaggggaggcagaagctgggctcggacacccccagcagacccccgctgaatgctccgcttgcgggacgaggctctgcagacctcgtggcaggcagcagcgcctgcctcccagtgctgcctgctaacagctagccgggaaaaccaagtgtggcaccatagcctctttgggaagttcactgccaccccgctctgcgcagccgcttgccaccaggtccttcccaaagaaactgacaccgcagaacggaactactacaggcagtaggcacctggttgggggctgaagagccaatctgcttacagccgcggcaggcaagcagggatgtgcaagccaaatcaaccaagcatagccaagcactgccatcctgtcctgcacaaagcacagcgaaacacagatggagcacgctccacactggctctgtctgccaccgcaacgccctctgacaggctccgtgtccttgctgtctaccagctacattgctcttctgggccaacacaggtgcgggcagtcgcactgcctgctatgcgtggccacagacgtgcaattggaagcagcatggcttcataggcactagaagatgtccccaaacaaaccgcactccacgctgctttggttttcaaaaattgacctgaaggtggtgcccgatatctgcttagagcaggcagaagatggccttggagaatgtaacttgtcttctgtggatactctgtgatgccagcagcagatttttgcaggtggttaagagggaatggtgtgagaggtgggcacacttcagcaatatgtgaaggaagagctggggtcattctgaggagagcactctggcagagacagctttgcttctttggctgagccctgtccctaatcaccacagcccccaaac
Proteins encoded in this region:
- the LOC142364803 gene encoding acrosin-like, whose amino-acid sequence is MNFLPVLVLLAVCWPAYGMWDNCGGTCGHRPVDSYYGMSRVVGGTDAQLGAWPWIVSIQKPIIGGMAHVCGGSLISPQWVLTAAHCFITPG